The genomic region TCGGGCCTCCGCGTCAGCACCGCCTGCTGCGCGGCGCTGGGTAAGCAGCAGGCGACGGCACGACGTTGCATTCGCCGCACTCAGCAGGTTCGGCAAGTCGGCGCGGGGATCATGATCGGCATCGACGACGCCCAGATCGATCGCCGCGACGTTCACGCCACTCGAACGCGCACCCGTCAGTACCGACAGATTGCGGGGATCGATGGATTTCCAGCGTAATTCGACTGCGTCGAGGCCGTGTTGCTTCGCGCGGTCAATCAGGGTGTCCGCGTCGTCACCATTGGTGGCTGCGGCGGCGTATCGAGTCAGCGTGTTCACTGGTGGGTCCTTCGGTTGGCTGGGTGTTGAAGAATGGGTCAGCGGGTCTGCGGAAGTTCGGCGAACACCGTATTGAGCTTCTCGAGGGCCTCCGCGATATCGGCTTCGGTGTGAGCAGACGTGATGCCATAGTGCATCGGTGCCGCTTTCGTTCCGAAATCGTGGAAGTGCAGACCCTGTCGGACACATCCGCGCAGGAAGCGGTTGTTCTGTTCGGCGTCGAACTTCGCGGCGGTGCGGTAATCGGTTGCCGTCTCCGTCATCCCGAAATACATGCCGAAGCGTGCACCCAGCCCTTGTATGTGTCCGGTTATGCCGTAGCTGGCGAACAGGTTGTCGAACCCTTGGTAGAGCTTGTCGGCCACAGCCCGAATTCTGGGGTAGAAATCTGGTTGCGACATCTGCTCCACTGCCGCCGATGCCGCCAAAACCGCGCAGAGTTGCCCGGTGTACGTCCCGCTCACAACGGTCTTGCCGACCGGATTGAGCGCTGACATCACCTCCTCGGTACCGGTGATAGCCGCCAGTGGCCATCCTCCGGCAAGCGCCTTGGCCCAGCAAGCCAAATCGGGTGTGACACCGAAATATTCAGCCCCCCCGCCCAGTGTCATCCGGAATCCGCTGAGCACCTCGTCGAAGATCAGGACCACGCCACGTTTGCGGGTTTCCTCTCGTACCTGAATCAGCCAGTCTTTGTCGGCAGGAACACAGCCCAGGTTGTAGGAGACCGGTTCGAGGATGATCGCCGCTACTTCGCCGTCGTATCGATCCAACGCCGCGCGCAACGCGTCGATATCGTTGAAGGGCACCGTGATCATCAGATCATTGACCGAGGAGGGGATGCCCGCACTGTCGGGGAACGCCGGGACCACCTGTTCATAGGGCCGGTCCGGAGTGTGCGCATTGAACAGTACGTAGTCGTGCATGCCGTGGAAGTGGCCGTCGAACTTGATGATCTTCTCGCGGCCGGTGGCCGCGCGTGCTACTCGCAAGGCCGCCATCGTTGCTTCGGTGCCGGTGTTGGTGAACCTCAGCCGCTCGGCTCCGGGCAGGATTTCGATCAGCCGCTCTGCCAGGGCCACGTGATGCTCGGTCTCCTGGGTGCACAGTGTGCCCATCTTCAGCCCCTGCTGCACCGCGGCATTGATCGCGGGGTTGTTGAACCCCAACATACTTGCCCCGTTGGAGGAGCTGAAATCGATGTACTCGTTGCCGTCGATATCGGTGAGGCGGCAGCCGTCGGCCTTGGCGAAGTAGTAGGGCCGCCCCAATACCGGGTTGTAGCGTCCGGCGGCAGTGACCCCACCGATGAGGACCTGCTTCCCGCGCTCGAAGAGCGCGTCGGAGCGCGGAGCGGTGACCAGGGGTGCGTCGTGGGTTTGAGTCATGGAACTCTCCTTCTCGCACTTCGCTTTACATGAAGGTCCGTATAACGAAATGCTGGTATCGAAATTCTTCTAGCGGAAGGCGCAACAACACCGCCGTAGTCGGACCAGGTGCACTGACGTCCTGATGGCTACGACTAAAACTGTTGCGGTAGAGACTGTTTGCTTCTTGGTCCCGCTCTAGCACTCGGTCTTGTAGATGAACCTCTGGGCCTCAGGGGTGTCGACATTGGCCGTGTCGAGAACCATCACCGGCGTGGTGGTGTCGCTGGGTACGTCCTTGCCGGCGATCGCATCGACAGCGACCTGCACGCCGTCAGCACCGATCTGATACGGACTCTGCGCAACCAGCGCTACCACCGCACCGTTCTTGAGTTGTTCGATCTGTTGGGGACCAGCATCGAATCCGATGAGTTTCACCCGTTCGGCGGCGTTGTTGTTGCGCAGCGCGGTAGCGGCACCCTGTGACGACGGGCTGTTGACCGAGAAGATCCCGTTGATGCCGGGATCAGCCGACAGCGACGACGACACTATCGACGCTGCGGTGGTGGCGTCCTCTTTGGTGTATTGCACACCGGCGAACTCCAGTCCCGGATAGGCTTTCAATCCTTCCTGCAGGCCTTCGACGCGGGAATCATTGGTGCTGATACCGGGGGCCGAGCTGAGGGCGAGGATCTTGCCCTTACCTCCGAGGATCTCGTTGAACTTGTCGGCGGCAGCTTCGCCTGCCGCGAAGTTGTCTGTGGTGATGTGTGAGGTGCTGATCGTGGTGTCGTCCAATGCCGTATCGACTTCGATCACCTTGGCCCCACGAGAGATCAGGTTGTTGATGGGTGCGCGCATCGCTACCGCGTCGGTGGGTGCGATGAGTACTGCAGCTGGGTTCTTGGCGGCCACCGCGTTGACGAGCGGAGTCTGCTGGCTGGCGTCGAATTGATCCGGTGCCGTGACCTCCAGATCTACCCCTAGCTTGGCGGCCTGTTCCTTCGCGCCACATTCCATGGCGACATAGAACGGATTTCCCTTCACCCCCTGCACCAAGGTGATGGTGTCGCCACTGGGCTGCTGTCCCGAACATGCCGTGGCAGCCAGCGCCACCGCGACACTCAACCCAAGCTTCACCACGTTGCTGGAGTTCTGGATGATCATTGCTGTCTCCTGTATTGGAAGTCTGAAACGGACTGTTATCGCGAGTTTTTGGCGCGGCGTCTGAGATCGAAATACACGGCGATGACAAGCACCGCGCCCACCGCCACGGTCTGCCAGAACGGTTGCACTCCGGCAATGACGAACCCGTTCTGCAGCACCGCCGGGATGAACACGCCTATGACGGTGCCCAGGATCGAGCCGACTCCGCCGAACGGGCTGGTACCGCCGATGACGGTGGCGGCGATCGCATTGAGGTTATCGGTGGTGTGGCCCGCGATCGTGGTGGTGGCGAACCGGGCAACGTTGATGAAACCAGCCAGTCCGGCCAGCAACCCTGCCCCGCCGTACACCTTGAGCAGGTGACCACCAACACTGATGCCGGCACGCCGAGCGCCCTCCTCGTTGGAGCCGATGGCGTAGGTATAGCGGCCCATCCGGGTGAAGCGCAGAATCAAGCCGGCGATGATCACCACCACAGCCGCGATCAGGACGATCCAGGGAATTCCGAACAGCGTCGCATTGCCGATCGTGTCGTTGAGCAGAGTCGGCACCTCCCGCACATCCACACCGTTGGTCAGCAACTGCGCAGCTCCGAGGGCCATACCCAATGTGCCCAATGTGGCGATAAGCGGTGGGATGTTGCCGTACGCGATCATCACGCCGTTCAGTAGTCCCCACACCAGTCCGCCGAGCAGTGCGACGACAAAGCCGACCAGAATTGCCGTGAACCCCGCCTCAGCACCGCCCATTGCGAGCATGACCTGCGAGCTGACGACGCTGGAAAAAATCAGAACCGAACCCACCGACAAATCGATACCACCGGTGATCATCACGTAGGTCTGACCACACGCGAGGATCAGCAAGCTCGCGGCGTCCAGTGTGATGTTGCGGGCGTTGTCGGGGGTGGCGAACCCATACGGGCGAACGATCGAGAACGCCACAATGATGAGCAATAAGGCTGTCAGGATCCAGAAAGTGTTCGCGCCGGTGACTGCGCGTAGCCACCCTCTCGCGCTTGCCGGGGCCGCTTCCGCCGAGTGACCGTTCGGCGGTGCATCTGACTTGCTGTCGATCGTCATCGGACTTCCTTCTCCGCCGGTGCATCTTCAAGCGCACCGGTCATAGCACCGACCAGTTCCTCGGTGGTGGTCTCCGCACCGTTGTAGGTGCGCACATTTCGGCCAAGACGCAGCACGTGGATGCGGTCGGCCACGGCCAACACATCGGGCATGCTGTGACTGATCAACACCACGCCCAGACCTTGGTCTTTGATGCGACGCAGGAGTTCGAGCACCCGGGCGGTCTGCACCACGCCCAGCGCTGCAGTTGGTTCGTCGAAGAACACCACCTTGCGACCCCACAGCGATGCCCTGGCAGCGGCCACACTTTGACGCTGCCCTCCCGACAACGACGCCAACGGCGCCGCACTGTCTTTCAAGTTCACGCCCAGCCGCATCAGTTCGGCGTCCGCGCTGGCCTTCATCGCTTTGTTGTCAAGGACGCCAAACCATCCCAGCGGACCTTTGCGGACGATTTCCCGACCGAGGTACAGGCAACTGGCGGCGTCCAGGTCCAGCGGCAATGCCAGATCCTGGTAGACGGTGTACACCCCGGCGCCCTGAGCATCTTGAGGCGAATGAAAGTCCATCACTTTCCCGTCAATGCGGATTTCACCCTCGTCTGGTCGGTGCACTCCAGACAGCGTCTTCACCAACGTGCTCTTACCGGCGCCGTTATCCCCGATCAGAGCCACGATCTCGCCGGCGTACACATCAAAATCGGCGCCGCGCAAGGCCTGCACCCCGCCAAAGTGTTTTACGAGGCCACGCGCCTCTAGGGTCGGCGATGTCGCCATCAGGCCTCTTCCTCATAGGTCCGATATATGGAATTCCGGTCTCGATAAGCATCGTGATGCACCACTCACGCGGGGTCAAGGCAGGGAAGAAAAAGCAAGGCCAACGTTTCAAATAATGGACCATTGGTCGACTCGGGTGTGAAGACGATGCTGAATCCGCTAGTAGCGAGCGCTTCGACTCGAGCTGCGCCAGCGCAGATGCACGCATCTCTCGCAGCGGCAGCCACGTTCTCGGACCAACCGAACCAGCACACAATTCGTCGACGGCGTCAGCAAGTCGGCTGTGGAACTCGACGGGCAGACCGACATGCTGGTCAATCCCTGGGGATTGTGGTGGCAGGAGTTGACCGCGTCCCATATCTGCGTTGTCGACGAGGATGCCCACGTGGTCCGCGGCCGTTGGGACGTCACGCCCGCCATTCACCTCCACACCGAGCTGCATCGGCTGCGGCCAGACGCCCGCGTGGTGATCCACAACCACCCCTACTACGTCAGCCTGCTCGCGGCGCTGGGAATGCTGCCCGAGCTGGTCCATCAGACCGGCTCGCTGTTCCTCGACGACATGTACCTGCTCGACAAGTACGACGGCGAGATCGACGCACCCTGGCGCGCAGTCGAACTCGCCAGCCAGATCGGGTCGGCCAACCTGGCGATCCTGGCCAACCACGGCGCGATCATCACCGGACGCAACCTGGCCGAGGCGGTCTACCGGGCGGCGTCCATCGAGCGCGTGTGCCGGCTGGCCTACGACGTGATGCTGACCGGCCGGACGCCGTCGCCGATGAATCGAGGCGACATGGTGGGCATGCAGGCATCGCTGATCGAACGCGCCGCGAATCGCTGACGCCAGCGGAGGTGTTCACCCGCAACTTCTGGTTCTGCGCGGTGGAGGACCAGTCGTCGTTCATCCAGCACGAGCGGATCGGCGCGGGCAACATCATGCTCGAAGCCGATTATCCGCACTGCGATTCGACCTGGCCGCACAATCAAAAGACCATCCACGAGCAGATCAGCGGTCTGCCGGATGACATCATCCGCAAGGTGACGTGGGAGAACGCGTCGCGCTCTATCAGCATCCCGGGCCTACGGCGGTCCAGAAGAATCCGGACGCCTACTGAGGCCGAGAGCGGCCGCCGACTGCACCGCGTCGGTGACGCTCGCGACCAACGGACTGTCGAGCTTCCAGCACTGCCAGTACAGCGGCACGTCGAGGTACAGCTCGGAGATCCTGGCCAGATCCTTGGTCGAATCCGCCAGCTGTTCGGGAAACATCCCCCAGCCGAGACCGCAGCGAACCGCCGCACCGAACCCCTCCGCCGTCGGCACGAAGTGGGTCGGCGGGGTCAGCTGACGGCGAAACAGCTTGCGCAGAAACATATCCTGCAGAGCGTCGTCACGGTTCCAGGCAATGGACGGAGCCTGCGCGGCCGCCCGGGCGGTGAATCCGTCCGGCAGGTACCGCTGCACGAAGGCCGTGGCCGCCGCCGGGATGTAGCGCATGACGCCCAATGACTGGACGCGGCATCCCGGCACCGCGGCGCGCTCCGTGGTCACCGCACCCATCACGGTGCCCTCGCGCAGCAGACGCGCGGAGTGATCCTGATCCTCGATCCGGACGTCGAACAGCACGGAGTCCAGCCGCTCGAACACCGATGCGAACCACGTCGCCATCGAATCGGCGTTGACAGCCAACGCGATTCGGGCCGAGGTGGCGTCGCCGCCGCCGAGTTCGGCGAGCGCCTCGGCCTCCAGCAGGGCCGATTGTGCCGCGAGCCGCAGCAGGGGCACACCCGCCGCCGTCACCGTGCAGGGCCGCTCGCGTCGCACCAGCACCTGACCCACGCGTTGCTCGAGCGCCTTGACCCGCTGGCTCACCGCAGACGGTGTGACGTGCAGCGTCGCGGCCGCCGCGTCGAACGATCCCGTCTCGACGACGGCCGCCAGGGCCGCCAACTGCTGACTGTCCAGCGCCACATTAGGAAGCCTAATCCTGCACCCAATACATTAGCGGGGCTACGCCCAGTCAGTGCGAGTCCACACTCACTATCCGGTCGATCACCGCTAGCAGCCCGGCCTCGTCGTCATCACTCTCGGTGCGATCGTCGAGCGCGCTGTGCAGGGCGGTGTAGTACAAGCCGTCACCGATCAGTTTTACTGCACGTGCGACGTCAAGGTCACCGAGCGCCTCGTGCAGGACACGCAACCACGTGCCCGATACGTCTTCGAGAACTTCCCGTGCTCGGGTGTCGCCACCTTGGCGCAATCTGGCGACCGCCACCAGCGCGCGATCCAACGGGGTGCCCGCATAACGCGACGTTCTGATGTAGTAGCGGGCGGGCCCGTCGGGCGCGGTGCGCATCTGGTCGACATCTTCGACGGCCAGGGCCAGCACTCGGTCGTATAGCGCCTCGGCCAATCGGTCCTTCGACGGGAAGTGATACAGCACCCCCCCTTTCGACACACCCGCCTTGGCTGCGACAGCCTCCACCGTGGTGTAGCGCTCGCCCTCCGCGGCCAGCACATCCTCGTACGCGTCGAGAATTCGCTCCCGCGAAGAAGTCATTTGCCCAGCCTACGACAGGAGAGCAATACTGTACCGTCTGGACGGTACAGTCCAGTCGTACCGTCAGATCAAGGCGCGCGTGCGCTCCTGTCAGGACGGATGACGGAAGGATTTGCTTGATGGCGGGCTATCGCGACCTGGTCCGAGTACCGGGCGTGTTGAATGTGACCGCCTCACAACTGTTCGCCCGCCTGCCCTTGGGCATGCTCAACCTCGCGATATTGCTGCACGTGCAGTCTAGTTCCGGCTCCTACGCTGTTGCTGGCGCGGTGGTGGCCTGCGTCAGCGTGGGGGAAGCCGTCGCCATGCCGATCACCGCTCGCCTGGCCGGGCGGTTCGGTATGACACCGATTCTGCTGGTGGCAGCCGTGGCCAATGGGGCCAGCATGTTGGCGCTTGCATTCGCCGATCCAGCGCCGATAGTCCTCATGGGAATGGGCGTGCTCATCGGAGCCTCGGTGCCGCCGCTGATACCGGTGTGCCGCGCGCTCTATCCGCTGATGGTGCCTCGCGACGGTGTGCGGGTGCTATTCGCACTCGACACCACAGCTCAGGAACTGATCTGGGTCGTCGGCCCCGTTGCGGCGACGATTCTCGCCTCCGCGGTGTCCACTGCCGCCCCGTTGGTCCTGTCCGCCGGCGTCACGATAGTCGGGACGGGCTGGTTCCTGTGGAGCGCAAGGAGTTTCAAACCGCGAGTCGGACGCAGCACGTCGGCATTCGGCAGGGTCCTGGCTAGCCGGGCAGTTCTACTCGCCATGGTCGCCAGCTTGGCGCTAGTCGCATCGTTCATGGCCCTCGAGGTCGGCATTGTCGCTACGTTTGGCGGCAGCGGTGTCATGGCCGGTGCCGCGATCGCCGTGGCGAGCGTCGGATCTCTGATCGGTGGGCTCACTTTCGGGCATCGGCGGATCGGCGTGGTCGGCGTGGTGGCGGCTCTCGCACTGGTTGGTGTCGGCGTGGCGTTGTTCGGAGTCGTCGAACATCTTGCGCTCCAATTCATCGCGCTGTTCGTCTCCGGATTGGGTTTCGCCCCGGCGATGTCGGTCCTGTACATCATGGTGTCGCACGAGATTGCCGAACACGCGGCGTCCGAGGCTTTCGGATGGCTCACCAGTGCGGCCCTCGCCGGTGGCGCCATCGGCACGGCCATCGCGGGGGTGGCGACAGACGTCTACGGCCCAGATGGGGCGATCGCCGTCGCTGTCGTGCTCGCGGTGTTCGCCGCAGTCAGCCCACTTATCGCGCGGGCCACAGGGCCTCTGCGAGGTCTCTCGAACGACACCGTGGAGGAAGCAGAGACAGTGGGCGACAACACAATGGGCGACATGTGCGTGTCGAACACCAATCCCGCTGACAAGTAGCCCCTATCTCTTTTCGGGCTTCACATAGAGGACTATCGCCTCGCCGACCATACCCACCGAACTCCACGCTCGCGTCGAGCGACAGCCGTATCGACTCAACGGAGCAGCCCGGGCATTCAAGGCGCACGCGCTGGCCGCGGTATCGATCTACCCGCCGAGTTCGCCCGCGATGCCGCGCTCGAGGCTCGCACGTGTGGTCTCCGGCAGCACGAGGAGACCGTCGAGTTCGACGTCGGCGAGGGTCAGCGACTGCGCGCGTTCCTGCACTGTCGCCGACGGGTCCGCCGCCACCCGAAGCAGGCTCTGCGCGCGGGCGATGCGCTGCTGCGCCTCCCGGGTGAAGTCGCTGCGCCGAAGCCGGATGGCCTCGGCCTCGGCCGCGTTGAAGGTCGTCACGTAGTCCTGCACCGCCGCCAGGTAATCGCCGGCCGACTCCCGGTCGTCGAGCAGATCCTCCGCTCGGGCCGGGCGCAGCAGGTCGGCCCGCAGCTTGGCCTTGTGGAAGGCCATGACCTGGGGCGCGCTCAGATCGGTCATCAGCGGGAAGTCGAGAAGCTTCGCCGCGTCCAGTTCATAGTCCAGCCAGCGCGACTCCGTGCGGTCATGCTGCTCGACCGTGCGGGTGATGGTGCGCCACTGGGTGGCCTGATCGGCGGAGCGCCGCGCGACGGGGACACCGTCGGCCGCCTGCCCGGCGGGCTCTTCGGCACCTCCGACGCGGCGAAACGTGCGCCACCCGGCGTACAGCACCCCGGCCAAGGGCACCAGGATGAGCAACAGCTCGGCCAGTCGGAACAACAACCCCACCACACAAGCATGCCACTGCGGCCGAACGGGGCTCCGAACGCAAAGACAGGAAAGGATCGTTCGCCGAACTTAGGGTCGAGGCATGAACCGCCTGGATCGCTTCTTCGAGATCTCTGCGCGCCAGTCGACGGTCGCCGCAGAACTCCGTGGCGGTGTGGTCACGTTCATCGCGATGGCTTACATCATCGTGTTGAACCCGATCATCCTGTCCAGCGCCCCGGACGTCGCCGGGAACAGCCTGGAGTTCACACAGGTCTCGGCGGTCACGTCGCTGGCGGCAGGCGTGATGACGATCCTGTTCGGTGTTATCGCGCGGCTTCCGTTCGCGTTCGCCGCCGGGCTCGGCATCAACTCGTTCCTCGCCACGACGGTGGTCGGCTCACTCACCTGGCCCGAGGCGATGGGCCTCGTCGTCATCAACGGCCTCATTATCGTGATCCTCGCAGCCACTGGGCTACGCAGACTCGTATTCGACGCAGTGCCAATGCAACTCAAGCTCGCTATCACCGCGGGTATCGGGCTGTTCCTCCTGTTCATCGGGTTGGTCGACGCGGGCTTCATCAGCTCCACCGGCCGGCCGTCACCACCGGTCGGCCTCGGCGCCGGCGGAGTCGGCTCGATCAGCACGGTGCCGACACTGGTCTTCGTCTTCACGCTGCTGGCGACCGGCATCCTCGTCGTGCGCAAGGTGCGCGGAGGCATCCTCATTGGACTGGTCGCAGGCACCGTCATCGCGGTCGTGATCGAGGCGATCTGGCACCTCGGGTCCGCGGCCGAGCGTCCCGGCGGCTGGAGCCTGTCGGTGCCCACGCTGTCCGGGTCGCCCTTCGCGGTACCCGACTTGTCACTCGTTGGCGAGTTCAGCTTCGCCAGCTTCGGCCGGATCGGCATCCTCGCCGCGGTCATGCTGGTGTTCACGCTGGTGTTCGCGAACTTCTTCGACGCGATGGGCGTATTCACCGGCGTGTCCCGCGAGGCCGGGCTCTCCGACGAACAGGGAAACTTCCCACGGCTGCGCGCGTCATTGATCGTGGAGGGCGCGGGCGCGGTGGTCGGCGGCGCGACATCGTCGTCGTCGAACACCGTGTTCATCGAATCCGGCGCGGGCATCGAGGAGGGCGCCCGCACTGGTCTCGCCAACCTGGTGACGGGAGCGCTATTCCTCGCCGCCATGTTCATCTCACCGCTCGCGTCGATCGTGCCGACCGAGGTCGCCGCGGCCGCACTCGTGATCGTCGGCTCAATGATGGTGGCTCATCTGCGTCACGTCGACATCTCCGAGTTCTCCGTGGCGCTGCCTGTGGTGCTGACCGTCGCGGTGATGCCGTTCAGCTACTCGATCGCCAACGGTATCGGCGTTGGCTTCATCGCGTGGGTCGTAATGCGTTCCGCGGCAGGCAAGGTGCGCGAGATCAGTCCGCTGCTGTGGATCGTCACGGTGGGCTTCGTCGTGTACTTCGCACGCGGCGGCATCGAGTCCCTGATCGGAATGTGACGCCGGTACACCCGCGAGTTGGCCTCAGTGGCCGTGCCACGGCTCTCGTCCCGGCGGTTGCGGTGGTGGCGGCAACAGCGCGACACGAGGTATGAGCGGCAGGGTCGTCGGAGCGTGGGTAGTCAAGTCCACGTGACGGTTTCCGTGCCTGACCGTCATCGTGCCCTCGGGGCCATCCCGCAGGGTATAGGTCACCTCATCGTGGTCGACATCGATGAGCAGTCGAAAGTTGCGCCAGCGGAGCCTGAACCGTAGCCGCGCGATACCCTCCGGCAACGCCGGATTCAGCATCAGCTCACCCTCGTCGTCGCGCATCCCACCGAAGCCAGCCACCAGTGCGGTCCACGCTCCGGCGAGCGACGCCATGTGCAGTCCGTCACCGGTGTTGTGGTGCAGATCCCGCAAATCGATCAACGCGGCCTCGTAGGCGTAGTCGTGCGCCAGCTCCAGGTGCCCGACCTCGGCGCACAACACCGCCTGCGTGCACGCCGACAATGAGGAATCGCGGGTGGTGCGTCGCTCGTAGTAGTCGACGTTGCGCGCCTTCTGCTCCTGCGAGAACGCGTGGCCCTGCCAGTGCATCGCCAACACCAGATCCGCCTGCTTGATCACCTGAGCCGGGTACAGCCGCACATACGCCTCGTGGAGCAGCAGCGGATACACGGTGTTGTCCTTGAAGTTCCATTCCCGCCGTGTCGTGAACCCCTTGCACTGCTCGTGTACGCCCAGTTCCACGTCGTACGGGATGTGCACTGCCGCAGCGGCATCCCACCACGTCGCCATCTCCTCGGTCGTGACACCGAGTTCACTCGCCTCGTTCGGATGGCGCTCGCAGGCCTCTGCCGCGATGCGCAGGTTGTGCGCGGCCATCAGGTTGGTGAACACGTTGTCACGCACCACCGCGGTGTACTCGTCCGGGCCGGTCACCCCGTCCAGATGCCACACCCCGTGGCGGTCGTGGTGCCCGAGCGATATCCACAGCCGGGCCGTCTCGATCAGGACGGAGAGGCCGCACTCCCTCTCGAGGGTCTCGTCTCCCGTCACCACGCGGTAGCGCTCGAAGGCCATCGCGATATCGGCGTTGACGTGCCACGCCGCGGTCCCCGCCGGCCAGTAGGCCGAACACTCCTCCCCCGCGATGGTCCGCCACGGGAAGGCGGCACCAACCAGGTCGAGTTCTGCGGCACGCGCGCGGGCCAGATCGAGGGTGGACGCCCGCCACCGCAGCGCGTCGGCGGCGGCGTCAGGTGCCGTATAGGTCAGCAGCGGCAGCACGAATCCCTCAGTGTCCCAGAAGGCGTGGCCGTCGTAGCCGGTGCCGGTCAGCCCCTTGCCCGGGATCGCGCGACGCTCAGCCCGCGCGCTGGCCTGGAGTACGTGGAAGAGCCCGAACCGCACCGCCTGCTGACAGTCGGGGTCCCCCTCGACCTCGACGTCAGCGCTGTCCCAGAAGTCGTCGAGATAGGCACGCTGCGCATCCAGCAGTCCCTGCCACCCCGTGTAGCGCGCTCCCGCGATGGCCCCCGCGACCTGATCGCGCAGCGCAGGACGCGAGCGCAGGCTCGACCACCCGTAGGCGAGGTACTTCACGATCCGCAGCTTCTGACCCGGCCGCAGCCCGCAGATGACGGTCGTGCGCGCCCAGTCCTCGCCGACGTCGGTGTCGACCTCCACGCGCCCGGGCACCTCCACGAGGTGGTCCGCAGCAGCCGCCATCGTGAGGCCGCTGGACCGCGTCCGATGTATCAACATCGCACCGCGGTCGGCGATTTCGTGCGCCACCGCCTCCAGCGGTGCCTTGAGCACCGCCGCGACCCGCGGATCACCTGACGGGATGGGCTGATCCTCGTTGGCGACGAGTTCGGACTGCACCGTCACCCGGGTGAACTGGTCGATAGCCTCGACCACATACTCGATGGCGGCGACGCTGCGTTGCGTGAGAGACACCAGCCGAGTGGAGGTCACCAGCACCTCCTTGCCTGCCGGTGACCGCCAGCGGGAGCGTCTGCCCAGCGTGCCGGCCCGCATGTCGAGCACCCGCTCGTGTTCGATCAACTCGCCGTACCGCACGTCGAACGGTTCGTCGTCGACCAGCAGCCGCACGATCTTCCCGTTGGTGACGTCGATAAGCGATTGGCCGTCCTCGGGGTAGCCGAAACCCGCCTCGGCG from Mycolicibacterium sp. YH-1 harbors:
- a CDS encoding NCS2 family permease, which codes for MNRLDRFFEISARQSTVAAELRGGVVTFIAMAYIIVLNPIILSSAPDVAGNSLEFTQVSAVTSLAAGVMTILFGVIARLPFAFAAGLGINSFLATTVVGSLTWPEAMGLVVINGLIIVILAATGLRRLVFDAVPMQLKLAITAGIGLFLLFIGLVDAGFISSTGRPSPPVGLGAGGVGSISTVPTLVFVFTLLATGILVVRKVRGGILIGLVAGTVIAVVIEAIWHLGSAAERPGGWSLSVPTLSGSPFAVPDLSLVGEFSFASFGRIGILAAVMLVFTLVFANFFDAMGVFTGVSREAGLSDEQGNFPRLRASLIVEGAGAVVGGATSSSSNTVFIESGAGIEEGARTGLANLVTGALFLAAMFISPLASIVPTEVAAAALVIVGSMMVAHLRHVDISEFSVALPVVLTVAVMPFSYSIANGIGVGFIAWVVMRSAAGKVREISPLLWIVTVGFVVYFARGGIESLIGM
- a CDS encoding glycoside hydrolase family 65 protein translates to MNSHDAYPVEPWHIRETTLNLDLLAQSESVFALSNGHIGLRGNLDEGEPHGLPGTYLNSFYETRPLPYAEAGFGYPEDGQSLIDVTNGKIVRLLVDDEPFDVRYGELIEHERVLDMRAGTLGRRSRWRSPAGKEVLVTSTRLVSLTQRSVAAIEYVVEAIDQFTRVTVQSELVANEDQPIPSGDPRVAAVLKAPLEAVAHEIADRGAMLIHRTRSSGLTMAAAADHLVEVPGRVEVDTDVGEDWARTTVICGLRPGQKLRIVKYLAYGWSSLRSRPALRDQVAGAIAGARYTGWQGLLDAQRAYLDDFWDSADVEVEGDPDCQQAVRFGLFHVLQASARAERRAIPGKGLTGTGYDGHAFWDTEGFVLPLLTYTAPDAAADALRWRASTLDLARARAAELDLVGAAFPWRTIAGEECSAYWPAGTAAWHVNADIAMAFERYRVVTGDETLERECGLSVLIETARLWISLGHHDRHGVWHLDGVTGPDEYTAVVRDNVFTNLMAAHNLRIAAEACERHPNEASELGVTTEEMATWWDAAAAVHIPYDVELGVHEQCKGFTTRREWNFKDNTVYPLLLHEAYVRLYPAQVIKQADLVLAMHWQGHAFSQEQKARNVDYYERRTTRDSSLSACTQAVLCAEVGHLELAHDYAYEAALIDLRDLHHNTGDGLHMASLAGAWTALVAGFGGMRDDEGELMLNPALPEGIARLRFRLRWRNFRLLIDVDHDEVTYTLRDGPEGTMTVRHGNRHVDLTTHAPTTLPLIPRVALLPPPPQPPGREPWHGH